A single window of Anomaloglossus baeobatrachus isolate aAnoBae1 chromosome 5, aAnoBae1.hap1, whole genome shotgun sequence DNA harbors:
- the LOC142310681 gene encoding trypsin-like: MKFLLICVLLGAAAAFEDDDKIVGGYTCAKNSVPYIVSLNSGYHFCGGSLINSLWVVSAAHCYKASVQVRLGEHNIAVSEGTEQFISSSRVIRHASYSSWTLDNDIMLIKLASAASVNSYVQPIGLPGGCPAAGTSCLIAGWGNTLSSGTNMPNLLQCVDAPVLTAAQCSNAYPGEITGNMICVGYLEGGKDSCQGDSGGPVVCNGQLQGIVSWGYGCALRNYPGVYTKVCNYNSWISSTVAAN, from the exons ATGAAGTTCCTCCTGATCTGTGTGCTCCTCGGAGCAGCCG CTGCTTTTGAGGATGATGACAAGATTGTAGGAGGCTACACCTGCGCCAAGAACTCCGTCCCCTATATCGTGTCCCTGAACTCCGGCTACCACTTCTGTGGTGGATCCCTGATCAACAGCCTGTGGGTGGTCTCCGCCGCTCACTGCTACAAGGC GAGCGTACAGGTCAGACTGGGAGAGCACAACATCGCCGTCAGTGAAGGTACCGAGCAGTTCATCAGCTCCTCCAGAGTCATCAGACACGCCAGCTACAGCTCCTGGACCCTGGACAATGACATCATGTTGATTAAGCTGGCCTCTGCCGCCTCCGTCAACTCCTACGTTCAGCCTATTGGTCTGCCCGGTGGCTGCCCCGCCGCCGGCACCAGCTGTCTCATCGCCGGATGGGGCAACACCCTCAGCAGTGGAA CAAACATGCCCAACCTCCTCCAGTGCGTGGACGCCCCCGTCCTGACCGCCGCCCAGTGTAGCAACGCCTACCCCGGAGAGATCACCGGAAACATGATCTGTGTTGGATACTTGGAAGGAGGCAAAGATTCCTGCCAG GGTGACTCTGGTGGACCCGTGGTCTGCAATGGACAGCTCCAGGGTATTGTCTCTTGGGGATACGGCTGTGCCCTTAGGAACTATCCTGGCGTCTACACCAAGGTGTGCAACTACAACTCCTGGATCTCCAGCACCGTTGCCGCCAACTAA